One genomic segment of Sparus aurata chromosome 24, fSpaAur1.1, whole genome shotgun sequence includes these proteins:
- the LOC115576926 gene encoding protein NLRC3-like, translating to REAFLKITLHFLRRMKQEELADCLQKSHSAVCRRKLKSDLQKKFQCVFEGIAKAGNPTLLNQIYTELYITEGGTAEVNDEHEVRQIETASRKPHRPETTIRQEDIFKASPGRDEPIRTVMTKGVAGIGKTVLTQKFTLDWAEDKDNQDIQFTFPFTFRELNVLKEEKFSLVELVHHFFTETKEICSFEEFQVVFIFDGLDECRLPLDFHNTEILTDVRESTSVDVLLTNLIRGKLLPSARLWITTRPAAANQIPPGCVDMVTEVRGFTDPQKEEYFRKRFRDEEQASRIISHIKTSRSLHIMCHIPVFCWITATVLEDVLKTRDVGELPKTLTEMYIHFLVVQSKVTNVKFDGGAETDPHWTPESRKMIESLGKLAFDQLQKGNLIFYESDLKDCNIDIRAASVYSGVFTQIFKEERGLYQDKVFCFIHLSVQEFLAALHVHLTFINSGVNLLVDEEQSTSRLSIVFEGKSTRFYQSAVKKALQSANGHLDLFLRFLLGLSRQTNQKLLRGLQTQTGRSSKTNQETLKYMKKKISENLSPERSINLFHCLNELNDRSLVEEIQQYLRSGHLSKDKLSPAQWSALVFILLSSEKDLDVFDLKKYSASEEALLRLLPVVKASNKALLSGCLITEEGCTSLASALDSNPSHLRELDLSYNHPGDSGVKQLSARLKDPGWRLDTLWLSGCLITEEGCTSLASALDSNPSHLRELDLSYNHPGDSGVKQLSARLEDPGCRLD from the exons agagaggcatttctgaagatcacacttcacttcctgaggagaatgaagcaggaggagctggctgactgtctgcaga aaagtCATTCTGCAGTTTGTCGGCGTAAACTTAAATCTGACCtgcagaagaagttccagtgtgtgtttgaggggattgccaaagcaggaaacccaacccttctgaatcagatctacacagagctctacatcacagagggagggactgcagaggtcaatgatgaacacgaggtcagacagattgaaacagcatccaggaaaccacacagaccagaaacaacaatcagacaagaagacatctttaaagcctcacctggaagagatgaaccaatcagaacagtgatgacaaagggagtggctggcatcgggaaaacagtcttaacacagaagttcactctggactgggctgaagacaaagacaaccaggacatacagttcacatttccattcactttcagagagctgaatgtgctgaaagaggaaaagttcagcttggtggaacttgttcatcacttcttcactgaaaccaaagaaatctgcagctttgaagagttccaggttgtgttcatctttgacggtctggatgagtgtcgacttcctctggacttccacaacactgagatcctgactgatgttagagagtccacctcagtagatgtgctgctgacaaacctcatcagggggaaactgcttccctctgctcgcctctggataaccacacgacctgcagcagccaatcagatccctcctgggtgtgttgacatggtgacagaggtcagagggttcactgacccacagaaggaggagtacttcaggaagaggttcagagatgaggagcaggccagcagaatcatctcccacatcaagacatcaagaagcctccacatcatgtgccacatcccagtcttctgctggatcactgctacagttctggaggacgtgttgaagaccagagatgtaggagagctgcccaagaccctgactgagatgtacatccacttcctggtggttcagtccaaagtgacgAACGTCAAgtttgatggaggagctgagacagatccacactggactccagagagcaggaagatgattgagtctctgggaaaactggcttttgatcagttgcagaaaggaaacctgatcttctatgaatcagacctgaaaGATTGTaacatcgatatcagagcagcctcagtgtactcaggagtgttcacacagatctttaaagaggagagaggactgtaccaggacaaggtgttctgcttcatccatctgagtgttcaggagtttctggctgctcttcatgtccatctgacattcatcaactctggagtcaatctgctggtAGATGAAGAGCAGTCGACATCCCGGTTGTCTATAGTGTTCGAAGGAAAATCAACACgtttctaccagagtgctgtgaagAAGGCCTTACAAAGtgcaaatggacacctggacttgttccttcGCTTCCTCCTCGGTCTTTCACGGCAGACCAATCAGAAGCTCCtccgaggtctgcagacacagacaggcagaagctCAAAAACCAATCAGGAAACACTCaagtacatgaagaagaagatcagtgagaatctttctccagagagaagcatcaatctgttccactgtctgaatgaactgaacgatcgttctctagtggaggagatccaacagtacctgagatcaggacATCTCTCCaaagataaactgtctcctgctcagtggtcagctctggtcttcatcttactgtcatcagaaaaagatctggacgtgtttgacctgaagaaatactctgcttcagaggaggctcttctgaggctgctgccagtggtcaaagcctccaacaaagctct gctgtcaggctgtctgatcacagaggaaggctgtacttctctggcctcagctctggactccaacccctcccatctgagagagctggacctgagctacaatcatccaggagactcaggagtgaagcagctgtctgctcgactgaaggatccaggctggagactggacactctctg